A window from Rhineura floridana isolate rRhiFlo1 chromosome 17, rRhiFlo1.hap2, whole genome shotgun sequence encodes these proteins:
- the LOC133371819 gene encoding heparan sulfate glucosamine 3-O-sulfotransferase 2 isoform X1, producing the protein MVPGSVPGGIARRLMPRTLESQITMEKTPSYFVTQEAPQRIFNMSRDTKLIVVVRNPVTRAISDYTQTLSKKPDIPTFEGLSFCNRSLGLVDTSWSAIRIGLYALHLESWLQYFPLSQIHFVSGERLITDPAGEMGKIQDFLGIRRVITEKHFYFNKTKGFPCLKKTERGGLPRCLGKSKGRTHVQIDPDVIEQLRDFYHPYNVKFYETVGQDFRWE; encoded by the coding sequence GCGCTTGATGCCCCGGACGCTGGAGAGCCAGATCACCATGGAGAAAACTCCCAGCTACTTTGTCACCCAAGAAGCCCCCCAACGGATCTTCAACATGTCACGGGACACCAAGCTGATTGTGGTGGTGAGGAACCCCGTCACCAGGGCCATCTCAGACTACACCCAGACGCTCTCCAAGAAGCCCGACATCCCCACCTTTGAGGGGCTCTCCTTCTGCAACCGCAGCCTGGGCCTGGTGGACACCTCCTGGAGCGCCATCCGCATCGGCCTCTACGCGCTGCACCTGGAGAGTTGGCTCCAGTACTTCCCACTGTCCCAGATCCACTTTGTCAGCGGGGAGCGACTCATCACGGACCCCGCGGGGGAGATGGGCAAGATCCAAGACTTCCTGGGCATCAGGCGGGTGATCACGGAGAAGCACTTCTACTTCAACAAGACCAAAGGCTTCCCTTGCCTGAAGAAGACTGAGAGGGGCGGCTTGCCACGCTGCTTGGGGAAATCCAAAGGCAGGACTCACGTTCAGATTGACCCAGACGTGATAGAGCAGCTGCGGGACTTCTACCACCCTTACAACGTCAAATTCTACGAGACGGTCGGCCAGGACTTCCGATGGGAATGA
- the LOC133371819 gene encoding heparan sulfate glucosamine 3-O-sulfotransferase 2 isoform X2 — protein MPRTLESQITMEKTPSYFVTQEAPQRIFNMSRDTKLIVVVRNPVTRAISDYTQTLSKKPDIPTFEGLSFCNRSLGLVDTSWSAIRIGLYALHLESWLQYFPLSQIHFVSGERLITDPAGEMGKIQDFLGIRRVITEKHFYFNKTKGFPCLKKTERGGLPRCLGKSKGRTHVQIDPDVIEQLRDFYHPYNVKFYETVGQDFRWE, from the coding sequence ATGCCCCGGACGCTGGAGAGCCAGATCACCATGGAGAAAACTCCCAGCTACTTTGTCACCCAAGAAGCCCCCCAACGGATCTTCAACATGTCACGGGACACCAAGCTGATTGTGGTGGTGAGGAACCCCGTCACCAGGGCCATCTCAGACTACACCCAGACGCTCTCCAAGAAGCCCGACATCCCCACCTTTGAGGGGCTCTCCTTCTGCAACCGCAGCCTGGGCCTGGTGGACACCTCCTGGAGCGCCATCCGCATCGGCCTCTACGCGCTGCACCTGGAGAGTTGGCTCCAGTACTTCCCACTGTCCCAGATCCACTTTGTCAGCGGGGAGCGACTCATCACGGACCCCGCGGGGGAGATGGGCAAGATCCAAGACTTCCTGGGCATCAGGCGGGTGATCACGGAGAAGCACTTCTACTTCAACAAGACCAAAGGCTTCCCTTGCCTGAAGAAGACTGAGAGGGGCGGCTTGCCACGCTGCTTGGGGAAATCCAAAGGCAGGACTCACGTTCAGATTGACCCAGACGTGATAGAGCAGCTGCGGGACTTCTACCACCCTTACAACGTCAAATTCTACGAGACGGTCGGCCAGGACTTCCGATGGGAATGA